One segment of Terriglobales bacterium DNA contains the following:
- a CDS encoding redoxin domain-containing protein, which yields MKAFQQNLQKLEAADTQVLGVSIDSPFANQAWAQQNGLTFPLLGDVSGAVTREYGLLKPLEVKGVRLESARRATFLIDKQGKVVEMQVDKEAVDPSKIVTECERRKKT from the coding sequence ATGAAGGCCTTCCAGCAGAATCTGCAAAAGCTGGAGGCGGCCGACACCCAGGTCCTGGGTGTGAGCATCGACAGTCCTTTCGCCAATCAGGCTTGGGCACAACAGAATGGCTTAACGTTTCCCCTGCTGGGAGATGTCTCCGGCGCGGTTACGCGTGAATATGGCCTGCTGAAGCCCCTGGAGGTTAAGGGAGTAAGGCTGGAGTCCGCCAGGCGAGCCACGTTTCTCATCGACAAACAAGGCAAGGTCGTGGAGATGCAGGTGGACAAGGAGGCTGTAGATCCCAGCAAGATTGTGACCGAGTGCGAGCGCAGGAAGAAGACGTAG
- a CDS encoding response regulator transcription factor — translation MNPSPDHRRILVVDDEPQITRVLRTTLGAQGYDIRTANDGEQALEVLRDWTPHLVITDLAMPNLDGIALCRKIREKSQLPIIVLSVRGQERNKVEALDAGADDYVTKPFSMKELVARVRAHLRRTPAPETAAPQVIEVGDFHIDLAAHEVIVGGQPVRLTPKEFDLLVYLAQHPGKVITHRALLSAIWGANSVEQPEYLRVFVGQLRKKIEPEASSPRYILTEPWVGYRFEPGE, via the coding sequence TTGAATCCCAGCCCTGATCATCGGCGCATCCTGGTAGTCGACGACGAGCCCCAGATCACGCGCGTGCTGCGTACGACTCTGGGCGCCCAAGGCTACGACATCCGCACCGCCAACGACGGCGAACAGGCACTCGAGGTGCTCCGCGACTGGACGCCCCATCTGGTAATCACTGACCTCGCCATGCCGAATCTGGACGGTATCGCTTTGTGCCGGAAGATTCGCGAGAAGTCACAGCTGCCCATCATCGTTCTCTCGGTGCGAGGACAGGAGCGCAACAAGGTGGAAGCGCTGGATGCCGGCGCAGACGATTACGTTACCAAGCCTTTCAGTATGAAAGAGCTGGTGGCGCGGGTACGAGCCCATCTTCGGCGCACGCCCGCTCCAGAGACGGCCGCACCGCAAGTCATCGAGGTGGGCGACTTTCACATCGACCTGGCCGCCCATGAGGTCATCGTCGGCGGACAACCGGTGCGCCTTACACCCAAGGAATTTGATTTGCTCGTCTACCTGGCCCAGCACCCGGGGAAGGTCATTACACATCGCGCATTGTTAAGTGCTATTTGGGGAGCCAACAGCGTCGAGCAACCCGAGTATCTCCGCGTTTTTGTCGGCCAACTGCGGAAAAAGATTGAGCCTGAGGCCAGCTCTCCCCGCTACATCCTTACCGAACCCTGGGTCGGATACCGTTTCGAACCTGGCGAGTGA
- a CDS encoding gluconokinase, which produces MIILLMGVSGSGKTTVGETLAQQLGWKFADADDYHPAANIAKMSAGIPLTDEDRAPWLESLRRAIAAWLGAKENTVLACSALKRSYREVLMINPEVRLVYLRGSFSLIEERMRERHGHYMKPGMLESQFEALEEPLEPEHAIAIDVNDTVPDIVAKIRSRLGL; this is translated from the coding sequence ATGATCATCCTCCTGATGGGTGTGTCGGGATCCGGCAAGACTACAGTCGGCGAAACGCTGGCACAACAACTCGGCTGGAAATTCGCCGACGCCGATGACTACCATCCTGCCGCCAATATCGCCAAGATGTCAGCTGGAATTCCACTCACGGACGAGGATCGCGCTCCCTGGCTCGAGTCCCTTCGACGGGCAATCGCTGCCTGGCTTGGGGCCAAAGAAAATACCGTTCTCGCCTGCTCGGCTCTTAAGCGGTCTTATCGGGAGGTGCTGATGATCAACCCGGAGGTCCGGCTGGTCTATCTCCGCGGATCGTTCAGCCTGATCGAGGAGCGCATGCGTGAGCGGCATGGACACTACATGAAGCCGGGAATGCTCGAGAGCCAGTTCGAGGCTCTGGAAGAGCCCCTGGAGCCTGAGCACGCCATCGCGATCGATGTGAACGATACGGTCCCCGACATTGTTGCCAAGATTCGTTCCCGCCTTGGCCTGTAA
- the pgl gene encoding 6-phosphogluconolactonase — protein sequence MSKPNVVICDNNAALNQEAARRFAALSTEAIAARGRFLVSLSGGSTPKALYQLLATPEWRNNINWSKTHLCWGDERFVPQDNPQSNYRMTNEALLSKIPIPSGNVHAVPTQLGKAEEAAAAYEKTIRQVCGAKEGETPRFDLILLGLGENGHTASLFPHSPLLHEMNRLVAADFVQEVNLYRITMTVPLINHARCGIFLVSGSGKAAVLKEVLTGPNQPEELPAQLIKLDQGMLIWLVDKPAANLLPAAVA from the coding sequence ATGAGTAAGCCCAACGTGGTGATTTGCGACAATAACGCAGCATTGAACCAGGAAGCCGCTCGGCGGTTTGCCGCCTTATCGACCGAGGCCATCGCTGCACGCGGGAGATTCCTGGTGTCGTTGTCTGGCGGGTCAACTCCCAAGGCCTTGTATCAGTTGCTGGCCACGCCGGAATGGCGCAACAACATCAATTGGTCCAAAACGCATCTTTGTTGGGGAGATGAGCGCTTCGTTCCGCAGGACAATCCGCAAAGCAATTACCGCATGACGAACGAAGCCCTCCTATCCAAGATCCCGATACCGTCAGGGAACGTCCATGCAGTTCCCACACAACTGGGCAAAGCGGAGGAAGCCGCCGCGGCTTACGAAAAGACCATCCGCCAGGTATGTGGCGCGAAGGAAGGTGAAACACCGCGTTTTGACCTTATCCTGCTTGGCTTGGGAGAAAATGGTCACACCGCCTCGCTGTTTCCGCATTCTCCGTTGCTTCATGAGATGAACCGCCTGGTAGCTGCGGATTTTGTTCAGGAAGTTAACCTCTATCGAATCACCATGACCGTTCCGCTTATCAACCACGCTCGTTGTGGCATTTTTCTGGTATCCGGTTCCGGCAAAGCTGCGGTGCTGAAGGAAGTGCTCACTGGACCGAACCAGCCCGAAGAGCTCCCTGCGCAGCTCATCAAGCTCGATCAAGGCATGCTGATTTGGTTAGTAGATAAGCCAGCCGCGAACCTGCTGCCGGCGGCGGTGGCGTAG
- a CDS encoding HAD family hydrolase: MSQSQQIPELQPQIRLVVTDVDGTLLDEQKQLSPRSIQAVFKVREARIRFSIVSARPPLAVKILIDELGIVDPVACFNGGMIVSPRLEVLRRRPLNPDDARLVCAVILEHKLGLWAYADRDWYVGDLKGEHVASHSEHTGLIPQPFTNAVLNSVDKLVGVSDDFNLITLCERDLRTRSDTHISATRSADFYLDVTHYDANKGNAILSLSKLLGIDTANIATLGDMPTDVLMFRRSGMSIAMGNASREVKSAAQFVTNSNQEDGFALAMERFILPAAPRSAEENTPSIAPSGS; encoded by the coding sequence GTGAGCCAGAGCCAACAAATTCCGGAGTTGCAGCCACAAATTCGGCTGGTCGTCACGGATGTGGACGGCACCCTGCTCGACGAGCAGAAACAGCTCTCCCCACGTTCCATTCAAGCTGTATTCAAGGTACGAGAGGCTCGCATCCGGTTCTCCATAGTCAGCGCACGCCCGCCTCTGGCCGTGAAAATTCTGATTGATGAGTTGGGGATTGTGGATCCGGTGGCCTGCTTCAATGGCGGAATGATCGTCTCACCCCGGCTCGAGGTGCTCCGCCGAAGGCCGCTGAATCCGGACGATGCCCGCCTGGTGTGTGCCGTCATCCTCGAGCACAAGCTGGGGTTGTGGGCATATGCCGATCGCGACTGGTACGTTGGCGATCTCAAGGGAGAGCATGTCGCGTCACATAGCGAGCACACGGGACTCATACCGCAGCCCTTTACCAATGCCGTGCTGAACAGCGTTGACAAACTGGTAGGCGTAAGCGACGACTTCAATCTGATAACGCTCTGCGAGCGTGATCTGCGAACGCGCAGTGACACCCACATCTCCGCCACGCGTTCGGCAGACTTCTATCTTGACGTGACCCATTATGATGCCAACAAAGGCAATGCCATCCTGTCGCTTTCCAAGTTGCTGGGAATCGATACCGCCAATATCGCCACCCTGGGGGATATGCCCACAGATGTGCTTATGTTCCGGCGGAGCGGAATGAGCATTGCCATGGGCAATGCTTCACGCGAGGTGAAGTCAGCTGCCCAATTTGTCACGAATTCCAATCAAGAGGATGGATTCGCCCTGGCCATGGAGCGCTTTATCCTGCCTGCTGCGCCGCGAAGCGCAGAAGAGAATACGCCTTCCATTGCGCCCAGCGGATCCTGA
- the zwf gene encoding glucose-6-phosphate dehydrogenase — MSTLVQAVPREKPAAVSLPPGESCVLVIFGATGDLAHRKLLPALFDLACLGCTHNQFEILGIGRTPLSTEEFRARMRQAVSSSKEARDYSDARWGDFEKRISYFRGDANDRAFYPQLAAHLKKMEESGSSPNTLFYISVAASLAPPIVEGLGSVKLAKKQKGWSRIVLEKPFGHDLASAQQLNQIVSSVFDERDVYRIDHYLGKETVQNILVFRFGNSIFEPVWNRNYVDYVEITAAETLGVENRAAFYEETGALRDMVANHMLQLLTLTAMEPPVAFDADSVREQKVEILRSIRPMSVEEVAKSTARGQYGAGKIDGKAVPAYREEPGVGKTSNTETYAAVRFGVDNWRWAGVPFYVRAGKRLARPLTEIEVHFKRTPQALFSRTPDEQIEPNVISLRIQPNEGITASFAAKIPGTQMRAASVGLDFSYKNAFAANTPAAYETLLLDAMRGDATLFTRRDEVEAEWKIITPIEEAWAQLPPPKFPNYSAGSDGPDEAKNLMASDRHRWRTIHITDRDL, encoded by the coding sequence ATGAGCACCCTGGTGCAGGCTGTTCCTCGGGAAAAACCGGCTGCTGTTTCCCTTCCCCCGGGCGAATCCTGTGTGCTGGTGATTTTCGGGGCCACCGGTGATCTGGCGCATCGCAAGCTGTTACCCGCGCTCTTCGACCTGGCCTGCCTCGGCTGCACCCATAACCAGTTTGAGATTCTGGGCATCGGACGCACTCCGTTAAGCACGGAGGAATTTCGCGCGCGCATGCGGCAGGCTGTCTCGTCCTCCAAGGAAGCGCGCGATTACAGCGATGCACGGTGGGGCGACTTCGAAAAACGAATTTCCTATTTTCGCGGTGATGCCAACGATCGTGCTTTTTATCCCCAGTTGGCCGCACATTTGAAGAAAATGGAAGAATCGGGTTCAAGCCCGAACACTCTCTTCTACATCTCTGTAGCTGCCTCGCTGGCTCCTCCAATTGTCGAGGGCCTGGGTTCGGTGAAGCTGGCGAAAAAGCAAAAAGGCTGGTCGCGCATCGTCCTGGAAAAACCTTTTGGCCACGATCTGGCCAGTGCCCAGCAACTCAACCAGATTGTTTCGAGTGTTTTTGACGAGCGCGATGTCTATCGCATCGATCACTATCTCGGCAAAGAAACGGTCCAGAACATTCTCGTGTTTCGCTTCGGCAATTCCATCTTCGAGCCCGTTTGGAATCGCAACTACGTCGACTACGTCGAGATCACGGCCGCTGAAACGCTCGGTGTCGAGAACCGAGCCGCCTTCTACGAAGAAACTGGGGCGTTGCGCGACATGGTTGCCAACCACATGCTTCAGCTGCTCACTCTGACGGCGATGGAACCACCCGTGGCTTTCGACGCAGACTCCGTCCGCGAGCAGAAAGTGGAGATTCTGCGCTCCATTCGCCCCATGAGCGTGGAAGAGGTCGCCAAGAGCACAGCCCGCGGGCAATACGGCGCGGGGAAGATCGACGGCAAGGCTGTGCCGGCGTATCGTGAAGAGCCCGGGGTCGGCAAAACGTCCAACACCGAGACCTATGCCGCAGTCCGCTTCGGTGTCGATAACTGGCGATGGGCCGGTGTTCCCTTTTACGTCCGGGCCGGAAAGCGTCTCGCCCGCCCCTTGACGGAGATCGAAGTTCATTTCAAGCGCACACCGCAGGCTTTATTTTCCCGTACTCCGGACGAACAGATCGAGCCCAATGTCATCAGTCTTCGAATCCAGCCCAACGAAGGTATCACCGCCAGCTTTGCGGCCAAGATCCCCGGAACGCAGATGCGAGCCGCCTCCGTGGGATTGGATTTCTCCTACAAGAATGCCTTTGCCGCGAATACGCCTGCCGCTTACGAGACCCTGCTGCTCGATGCCATGCGCGGTGATGCCACGCTCTTTACCCGCCGCGACGAGGTCGAGGCAGAGTGGAAGATCATCACTCCTATCGAAGAGGCCTGGGCGCAATTGCCCCCGCCAAAATTTCCCAATTACTCCGCCGGCAGCGATGGACCCGACGAAGCCAAGAATCTGATGGCCTCCGACCGTCACCGCTGGCGAACGATTCACATCACTGATCGCGATTTGTGA
- a CDS encoding bifunctional transaldolase/phosoglucose isomerase → MNPNPLVQLGALGQSVWMDQIRRALLTSGELKKMIREDDLRGLTSNPTIFEKAISGSNDYADSLRALARKGASVTEIYDALVTEDIAGAADSFRGVYDRHKGNDGYVSLEVSPLLAHDTARTIKEAKALFTQLNRPNVMIKVPGTAEGLPAIEELIASGLNINVTLIFSVEVYEQVTEAYIKGLERRVAAAQPINNIASVASFFVSRIDTAVDKELDKRLAQTTDQALKNRISALHGQAAIANAKLAYDSFKRIFNSSRFATLKARGARVQRPLWASTSTKNPKYSDVMYVETLIGPDTVDTMPPQTIDAYRDHGKPTLTLEKGLDEAHKVFAELKALGIDFKAVTDKLTVDGVRLFAESYEQLLEVIRDRRDEVVSAILERHTAALGKYQSTVDEALKGLEKQDYVARAWKKDSTVWKSEPEHQKTISNALGWLTVPQLVTEDLPDLAAFDEEVRGAGFEDAVVLGMGGSSLCPEVLSLTFGRRNGSPRLHVLDSTVPAAILHLEQQINLQKTLFIVSSKSGTTTEPQMFYRYFFDRVKQIRGKKAGENFVAITDPGTQLQQEAERNGFRRVFLNPADIGGRYSALSYFGMVPLAVMGGPFSALLGHAVEAMHACSAAVPANENPGLRLGAAIGALANAGRNKVTFITPPPIDSLALWIEQLIAESTGKEGKGIVPVAGEPLGPPEIYGDDRVFVYIRTKSVTSPDIERKLEALQAAGHPVLRHILLDSQDLGQEFFLWEFATPVAGKLLGIDPFDQPNVQESKDNTRRLLAEYSKNGKLAQQELIVTEGSIHVLSDSENRSALANGSSSLSDAIQAHLARVRPGDYVAITQYIDELPQYDDLLQQMRVLIRNQTHAATTTGYGPRFLHSTSQLHQGGLDSGVFIQITSEDVEDVKIPGEVFSFGILKQAQALGDFESLSRRHRRAIRIDLGRNVEVGLKQLLAVVQGTVSPALETGVRR, encoded by the coding sequence ATGAACCCCAATCCACTGGTTCAACTCGGAGCCCTCGGGCAGAGCGTTTGGATGGATCAGATCCGTCGCGCGCTTCTGACCAGTGGTGAGTTGAAGAAAATGATTCGCGAAGATGACCTGCGCGGACTCACCTCCAACCCGACCATCTTCGAAAAAGCCATCAGCGGCAGCAATGACTATGCCGACAGCTTGCGCGCCCTGGCTCGAAAAGGCGCCAGTGTGACAGAGATCTATGACGCACTGGTCACCGAAGACATCGCAGGCGCGGCAGATTCCTTTCGCGGAGTTTACGACCGCCATAAGGGCAATGACGGCTATGTCAGCCTGGAAGTTTCGCCCCTGCTGGCGCACGACACAGCCCGTACTATCAAGGAAGCAAAGGCCCTGTTTACTCAACTCAATCGCCCTAACGTCATGATCAAGGTGCCGGGCACAGCGGAAGGACTGCCGGCCATCGAGGAGTTGATTGCTTCCGGGCTGAACATCAATGTAACCCTGATTTTTTCGGTTGAAGTCTACGAGCAGGTCACGGAAGCCTATATCAAGGGCCTGGAGAGGCGCGTAGCCGCGGCGCAGCCGATCAACAATATCGCCTCGGTAGCCAGCTTCTTCGTAAGCCGAATCGACACGGCGGTCGACAAGGAACTGGATAAGAGGCTTGCCCAGACGACAGATCAGGCCCTTAAGAACCGCATTTCCGCTCTTCACGGCCAGGCGGCGATAGCTAACGCCAAGCTGGCGTACGATTCGTTTAAACGCATTTTCAATTCGTCTCGATTTGCCACGCTCAAGGCCAGGGGTGCGCGAGTTCAGCGGCCGCTGTGGGCTTCCACCAGCACCAAGAATCCCAAGTATTCGGATGTGATGTACGTGGAGACGCTTATCGGTCCCGATACCGTGGACACTATGCCTCCGCAAACCATCGACGCCTACCGTGACCATGGAAAACCCACACTCACACTGGAAAAAGGCCTCGACGAAGCGCACAAAGTCTTCGCCGAACTCAAGGCTCTTGGGATTGACTTCAAGGCCGTTACCGACAAGCTCACGGTTGATGGTGTCAGGCTTTTCGCTGAATCCTATGAGCAGTTGCTGGAAGTGATTCGCGACCGGCGCGACGAGGTTGTCAGCGCCATACTGGAGCGCCACACTGCGGCGCTGGGCAAATATCAGTCCACAGTGGACGAAGCCCTCAAGGGGCTGGAAAAACAGGATTATGTTGCTCGCGCCTGGAAGAAAGACTCCACTGTCTGGAAGTCTGAACCCGAACATCAGAAGACCATCTCCAACGCTCTCGGCTGGCTTACCGTACCCCAGCTCGTCACGGAAGACTTGCCTGATCTGGCTGCTTTCGATGAGGAAGTCCGCGGAGCCGGATTTGAGGATGCAGTAGTTCTCGGCATGGGCGGCTCCAGCCTTTGTCCTGAGGTCCTCAGCCTCACATTCGGCAGGCGTAATGGCTCTCCGCGACTGCACGTGCTCGATTCCACGGTTCCTGCCGCCATTCTGCATCTCGAGCAGCAGATCAATCTGCAGAAGACGCTGTTCATCGTCTCCTCCAAGTCCGGCACCACGACCGAACCGCAAATGTTTTACCGGTACTTCTTCGATCGCGTGAAGCAGATTCGCGGAAAGAAGGCGGGAGAGAATTTCGTTGCCATCACCGATCCCGGAACCCAGCTGCAGCAGGAAGCTGAGCGCAACGGATTCCGGCGAGTTTTTCTCAACCCGGCGGACATCGGTGGGCGTTACTCTGCTCTCTCCTACTTCGGCATGGTCCCTCTGGCCGTAATGGGAGGGCCGTTTTCAGCTCTGCTGGGCCATGCTGTCGAAGCCATGCATGCGTGCTCTGCTGCTGTTCCTGCCAATGAGAATCCCGGCCTGCGCCTCGGCGCCGCTATCGGAGCTTTGGCGAACGCCGGGCGTAACAAGGTGACGTTTATCACTCCACCTCCGATCGACTCACTCGCCCTCTGGATCGAGCAGCTCATCGCCGAGAGTACGGGCAAGGAAGGCAAGGGCATCGTGCCGGTTGCCGGCGAGCCTTTAGGTCCTCCTGAGATTTACGGCGATGACCGCGTGTTCGTCTACATCCGCACAAAGTCGGTTACCTCACCTGACATCGAGCGCAAGCTGGAAGCGCTGCAAGCTGCCGGCCATCCCGTGCTTCGCCACATCCTCCTCGATTCGCAGGATCTGGGCCAGGAATTCTTCCTATGGGAATTTGCCACGCCGGTTGCCGGCAAGCTTTTGGGCATCGATCCTTTCGACCAGCCCAATGTGCAGGAGTCCAAGGACAACACCAGGCGCCTGCTGGCGGAATACTCCAAGAACGGCAAGCTCGCACAGCAGGAGCTGATTGTTACTGAGGGATCCATTCATGTGCTCAGTGATTCTGAAAATCGCTCCGCACTGGCCAACGGGAGTTCCTCGCTGTCGGACGCCATACAAGCGCACTTGGCGCGAGTCCGACCCGGGGACTACGTAGCGATCACCCAATACATCGACGAGCTGCCGCAGTACGACGATCTGCTGCAACAGATGCGAGTGCTGATTCGCAATCAGACTCACGCTGCCACTACCACTGGTTATGGCCCGCGTTTCTTGCACTCCACCAGCCAGCTCCACCAAGGCGGCCTGGATAGTGGCGTCTTCATCCAGATCACTTCCGAAGATGTCGAGGACGTCAAGATTCCCGGCGAGGTTTTCTCCTTCGGCATCCTGAAGCAGGCGCAGGCATTGGGTGATTTTGAGTCGCTGTCGCGTCGCCATCGCCGGGCGATTCGCATCGATCTTGGCCGCAATGTTGAAGTAGGTCTCAAACAGTTGCTCGCCGTCGTGCAGGGAACTGTTTCCCCTGCCCTGGAGACGGGTGTCCGGCGATAG
- the tkt gene encoding transketolase — translation MAHQVEIPVAPSPEVDANWPGTNLTPAQLDLLCINTIRTLSMDGVQKANSGHPGTPMALAPVAYVLWDRFLRHNPHNPHWPNRDRFVLSAGHASMLLYSMLHLTGYDLSLDELKRFRQWGSKTPGHPEYHLVPGAETTTGPLGQGVGTSVGMAIAERWFEAQFNKPGQTLIDYRVYAICSDGDLEEGISHEAASIAGHLALSNLIWIYDNNHISIEGDTALAYSDDVANRFNGYHWNVIRVPDANDLSLFDTALRAAQREESRPTLIIVNSHIGWGSPHKQDTKEAHGEALGEDEVRLTKAVYGWPVDAKFLIPAQVSEHMRQAIDRGQKLEQEWNAQLAQYRRTYSDLGTEWDRIQAGELPPGWESDIPKFPADAKGVASRDSSNKVENAIAKHVPWLLGGSADLAPSTKTLISGAESFEVGSYGGRNFHFGIREHGMGAIVNGMTLSKLRAFGSTFFIFSDYMRPAVRLAALMDIPSIFIYTHDSIGLGEDGPTHQPIEQLMSLRAMPRLILIRPADANEVAEAWRVIMTTKDQPIALVLTRQAIPTFDRAKYASAEGLRNGAYILADSKGQPEVILMSSGSEVQLCIGAYEQLTAEGIRCRVVSFPSWRLFEKQSAEYKESVFPAAVPARVAVEAGTALGWREYIGDEGRTVTHSDFGASAPIKDVMKGFGFTVEHVVAEAKAALQTVKNG, via the coding sequence GTGGCACACCAAGTAGAAATTCCTGTCGCCCCCAGCCCTGAAGTAGATGCCAATTGGCCCGGCACCAATCTGACTCCGGCTCAACTGGATCTGCTCTGCATCAACACCATTCGCACCCTGTCGATGGATGGCGTGCAAAAAGCAAACAGCGGACACCCTGGCACCCCGATGGCCTTGGCGCCGGTGGCCTACGTACTGTGGGACCGCTTCCTGCGTCACAATCCACACAACCCGCACTGGCCCAATCGTGATCGCTTCGTGCTCTCCGCCGGCCACGCCTCCATGCTGCTCTACTCGATGCTTCACCTGACCGGATATGACCTGTCGCTCGATGAACTCAAACGTTTTCGGCAGTGGGGGTCGAAGACCCCGGGGCACCCCGAATATCACCTGGTTCCGGGAGCCGAAACCACGACCGGGCCCCTTGGCCAGGGAGTCGGAACCTCGGTAGGCATGGCCATCGCCGAGCGCTGGTTCGAGGCTCAATTCAATAAGCCCGGCCAAACGCTGATCGATTATCGCGTCTACGCGATCTGCAGCGATGGCGACCTGGAGGAGGGCATCTCTCACGAAGCGGCCTCGATTGCGGGACATCTGGCGCTTTCAAACCTGATTTGGATTTACGACAACAACCATATCTCCATTGAGGGCGACACCGCCTTAGCCTATAGCGACGATGTTGCCAATCGCTTCAACGGTTATCACTGGAATGTCATTCGCGTTCCCGATGCCAATGATCTTAGCCTCTTCGACACGGCTTTGCGCGCCGCTCAGCGGGAAGAGTCCCGTCCGACGTTGATCATCGTCAACAGCCACATCGGGTGGGGTTCTCCGCATAAGCAGGACACCAAGGAAGCTCACGGCGAGGCCCTGGGAGAGGACGAGGTTCGCCTCACCAAAGCGGTTTATGGCTGGCCGGTAGACGCCAAATTCCTGATTCCGGCGCAGGTCAGCGAACACATGCGCCAGGCGATCGATCGCGGCCAAAAGTTGGAGCAGGAGTGGAATGCGCAGCTGGCCCAGTATCGACGTACCTACTCTGACCTAGGCACCGAGTGGGACCGCATTCAGGCAGGAGAATTGCCTCCGGGATGGGAGAGCGACATCCCGAAGTTTCCCGCAGACGCCAAGGGCGTGGCGAGCCGCGACTCCTCTAACAAAGTTGAAAACGCGATTGCCAAGCATGTGCCCTGGCTGCTGGGCGGCTCCGCTGACCTGGCGCCTTCAACAAAAACCTTAATCTCCGGCGCTGAGTCGTTCGAAGTAGGAAGCTATGGTGGCCGGAATTTTCACTTTGGAATCCGTGAGCACGGGATGGGCGCAATCGTTAACGGTATGACCCTGTCCAAGCTGCGTGCTTTTGGTTCAACCTTTTTCATCTTCTCGGACTATATGCGACCCGCCGTGCGCCTGGCGGCGCTGATGGATATCCCGTCCATCTTTATTTATACTCACGACTCCATAGGCCTCGGTGAGGATGGACCAACGCACCAGCCCATTGAGCAACTGATGTCCCTGCGGGCGATGCCTCGCCTGATTCTGATTCGTCCTGCCGATGCCAACGAGGTCGCAGAGGCCTGGCGCGTGATCATGACCACCAAGGATCAGCCCATCGCACTCGTTCTTACCCGTCAGGCCATACCTACGTTCGATCGCGCGAAATATGCTTCCGCGGAGGGCTTGCGCAATGGCGCTTACATTCTGGCGGATTCCAAAGGCCAGCCTGAAGTGATCCTGATGTCGAGCGGCTCGGAGGTTCAGCTCTGTATCGGAGCCTATGAGCAATTGACGGCGGAAGGAATTCGCTGCCGGGTAGTAAGTTTCCCCTCCTGGCGTCTGTTCGAGAAGCAATCTGCGGAATACAAGGAAAGCGTTTTTCCGGCCGCGGTTCCTGCCCGCGTTGCGGTGGAGGCTGGCACCGCCTTGGGTTGGCGCGAATACATCGGGGATGAAGGACGCACCGTTACCCACAGCGATTTCGGTGCATCCGCTCCGATCAAGGATGTGATGAAAGGCTTCGGCTTTACTGTTGAACACGTGGTCGCCGAAGCCAAAGCTGCGCTGCAGACAGTAAAAAACGGTTAG